The Pungitius pungitius chromosome 10, fPunPun2.1, whole genome shotgun sequence genome has a window encoding:
- the tmsb4x gene encoding thymosin beta-4, producing MADKPDVSEVANFDKTKLKKTETQEKNTLPTKETIDQEKTS from the exons ATGGCTGACAAACCAGACGTCTCGGAAGTCGCCAACTTCGACAAGACCAAgctgaagaagaccgaaaccCAGGAGAAGAACACCCTCCCCACGAAAGAAA CCATCGACCAGGAGAAGACTTCATAA
- the rab9a gene encoding ras-related protein Rab-9A, with translation MTTKTSLLKVILLGDGGVGKSSIMNRYVTNKFDAHLFHTIGVEFLNKELEVDGHQVTLQIWDTAGQERFRSLRTPFYRGSDCCLLTFSVDDSQSFLNLGNWRKEFIYYADVKEPEKFPFVVLGNKLDVTERQVSSEEAKQWCQENGDFPYYETSAKDATNVAVAFEEAVRRVLALDERTDHLIPTDTVKLHRKPRSAATCCS, from the coding sequence ATGACGACAAAGACATCCCTACTAAAAGTCATCCTGCTGGGAGACGGCGGCGTGGGAAAGAGCTCCATCATGAATCGTTATGTTACCAACAAGTTTGATGCACACCTTTTCCACACCATTGGCGTGGAGTTCCTCAACAAGGAACTGGAGGTCGATGGCCACCAGGTGACCCTACAGATCTGGGACACTGCTGGCCAAGAGCGCTTCCGCAGCTTGAGGACTCCTTTCTATCGTGGCTCTGACTGCTGCCTGCTCACATTCAGCGTAGATGACAGCCAGAGTTTTCTCAATCTAGGCAACTGGAGGAAGGAGTTCATCTACTACGCAGATGTCAAGGAGCCGGAGAAGTTTCCATTCGTGGTCTTGGGCAACAAACTGGATGTGACTGAGAGGCAGGTGTCATCTGAGGAGGCTAAGCAATGGTGCCAGGAGAATGGGGATTTCCCCTATTATGAGACCAGTGCCAAGGATGCTACCAACGTGGCGGTGGCGTTTGAGGAGGCAGTGCGTAGAGTGTTGGCATTGGATGAACGAACGGACCATCTCATCCCCACAGACACAGTCAAGCTCCACAGAAAGCCACGCTCTGCTGCCACTTGTTGTTCATAA
- the egfl6 gene encoding epidermal growth factor-like protein 6 isoform X2: MQLHTLVASLFFFVHISSGRGGAHRPYRQVLTGNQPGVCRYGRRLECCYGWKKNSKGQCEAQCDHGCKHGECVGPNKCKCFPGHTGKTCNQDLNECGLKPRPCEHRCMNTYGSYKCYCLNGYTVMPDGSCASSRTCSAAHCQYGCEEVKEETRCLCPSAGLQLGQDQRTCIDIDECVTGNNLCPYNRQCVNTFGSYFCKCRSGYDLKYVEGKYDCVDLDECAAGTHKCSHHAACTNTRGSFKCSCKSGFRGNGFECSAIEDSQVKPGILGGTLGNDDIKNIIPEPVATPPPNIHQQPFDYDGEVYIGPGTDQGQVDEIPEEDQEEEKEEEENNQLNPRGDVFITEEFESVFGPGTEVKEIQITPVQEEFIIDCNFDQGACEWVQDKADDMDWSVSYHNGAEYYMAMSGLLGEPEDVAKLKLLLSDKAQQGSFCLTFDYRVVGRNVGTLRVLLGNSAYPVWERSQSRDQGWQTELLTVAWKEEAPQSIVFEAQHGKEVGGEIGLDNVVLTSGPCQDDLSPFV, from the exons ATGCAGCTGCACACCTTGGtcgcctctctttttttctttgtccacATCTCCTCCGGTCGTGGGGGAGCCCACAG ACCCTACCGACAAGTCCTCACTGGAAACCAACCAGGTGTTTGTCGCTATGGCAGGAGGCTGGAGTGTTGCTACGGCTGGAAGAAAAACAGTAAAGGACAGTGTGAAG CCCAGTGTGACCACGGCTGCAAGCACGGAGAGTGCGTTGGCCCCAACAAATGCAAGTGTTTCCCAGGGCACACTGGCAAGACGTGCAATCAAG ATCTGAACGAGTGCGGCCTGAAACCTCGTCCTTGTGAGCATCGCTGCATGAACACCTACGGAAGCTACAAATGCTACTGCCTCAATGGTTACACCGTAATGCCTGACGGATCGTGTGCAA GTTCCAGGACCTGCTCTGCTGCTCACTGCCAGTACGGCTGTGAGGAAGTTAAGGAGGAGACTCGCTGCCTCTGCCCGTCTGCAGGGCTGCAGCTGGGACAAGATCAGAGGACATGTATAG ATATTGATGAGTGCGTAACGGGGAATAACCTCTGCCCGTACAACAGACAATGTGTGAACACCTTTGGAAGCTACTTCTGCAAATGCCGGAGTGGCTACGACTTGAAATACGTTGAGGGCAAATACGACTGTGTGG ACCTTGACGAGTGTGCGGCCGGCACCCACAAGTGCAGCCACCATGCCGCCTGTACCAACACTCGAGGATCCTTCAAGTGCAGCTGCAAGTCTGGCTTCAGGGGCAACGGCTTTGAATGCTCCG CCATCGAGGACTCCCAAGTGAAGCCCGGCATTCTGGGAGGTACTTTGGGCAACGATGACATCAAAAATATAATCCCCGAACCGGTTGCAACGCCGCCTCCTAACATCCATCAGCAGCCTTTTGACTATGATGGAGAGGTCTACATTGGCCCCGGGACGGACCAGGGACAGGTGGATGAAATTCCCGAGGAGGAtcaagaagaggagaaggaagaagaggaaaacaacCAGCTTAACCCCAGGGGAGACGTTTTCA TAACAGAGGAGTTTGAATCTGTGTTTGGCCCTGGCACAGAAGTCAAAGAAATCCAAATAACACCCGTTCAGGAAG AGTTCATCATCGATTGCAACTTTGATCAGGGAGCATGCGAGTGGGTCCAAGACAAGGCTGATGACATGGACTGGAGCGTGTCCTATCATAACG GTGCCGAATACTACATGGCCATGAGTGGGCTCCTCGGGGAGCCAGAGGATGTAGCCAAGCTCAAGTTGCTTCTCAGTGACAAGGCCCAGCAGGGCAGCTTCTGCCTCACCTTTGACTACCGTGTGGTGGGCCGTAACGTGGGGACCCTCAGGGTGCTGCTGGGTAACAGCGCTTACCCCGTATGGGAGCGGAGCCAGAGCAGAGACCAAGGCTGGCAGACGGAGCTCCTCACTGTGGCCTGGAAAGAGGAAGCGCCACAGTCG ATCGTCTTTGAAGCTCAGCACGGGAAAGAGGTCGGAGGAGAGATTGGACTGGACAATGTTGTGCTGACCTCAGGGCCCTGTCAAGATGATCTCAGCCCATTTGTTTAA
- the egfl6 gene encoding epidermal growth factor-like protein 6 isoform X1, which yields MQLHTLVASLFFFVHISSGRGGAHRPYRQVLTGNQPGVCRYGRRLECCYGWKKNSKGQCEAQCDHGCKHGECVGPNKCKCFPGHTGKTCNQDLNECGLKPRPCEHRCMNTYGSYKCYCLNGYTVMPDGSCASSRTCSAAHCQYGCEEVKEETRCLCPSAGLQLGQDQRTCIDIDECVTGNNLCPYNRQCVNTFGSYFCKCRSGYDLKYVEGKYDCVDLDECAAGTHKCSHHAACTNTRGSFKCSCKSGFRGNGFECSVKPFYQRSWDGDKGSADDFLNAIEDSQVKPGILGGTLGNDDIKNIIPEPVATPPPNIHQQPFDYDGEVYIGPGTDQGQVDEIPEEDQEEEKEEEENNQLNPRGDVFITEEFESVFGPGTEVKEIQITPVQEEFIIDCNFDQGACEWVQDKADDMDWSVSYHNGAEYYMAMSGLLGEPEDVAKLKLLLSDKAQQGSFCLTFDYRVVGRNVGTLRVLLGNSAYPVWERSQSRDQGWQTELLTVAWKEEAPQSIVFEAQHGKEVGGEIGLDNVVLTSGPCQDDLSPFV from the exons ATGCAGCTGCACACCTTGGtcgcctctctttttttctttgtccacATCTCCTCCGGTCGTGGGGGAGCCCACAG ACCCTACCGACAAGTCCTCACTGGAAACCAACCAGGTGTTTGTCGCTATGGCAGGAGGCTGGAGTGTTGCTACGGCTGGAAGAAAAACAGTAAAGGACAGTGTGAAG CCCAGTGTGACCACGGCTGCAAGCACGGAGAGTGCGTTGGCCCCAACAAATGCAAGTGTTTCCCAGGGCACACTGGCAAGACGTGCAATCAAG ATCTGAACGAGTGCGGCCTGAAACCTCGTCCTTGTGAGCATCGCTGCATGAACACCTACGGAAGCTACAAATGCTACTGCCTCAATGGTTACACCGTAATGCCTGACGGATCGTGTGCAA GTTCCAGGACCTGCTCTGCTGCTCACTGCCAGTACGGCTGTGAGGAAGTTAAGGAGGAGACTCGCTGCCTCTGCCCGTCTGCAGGGCTGCAGCTGGGACAAGATCAGAGGACATGTATAG ATATTGATGAGTGCGTAACGGGGAATAACCTCTGCCCGTACAACAGACAATGTGTGAACACCTTTGGAAGCTACTTCTGCAAATGCCGGAGTGGCTACGACTTGAAATACGTTGAGGGCAAATACGACTGTGTGG ACCTTGACGAGTGTGCGGCCGGCACCCACAAGTGCAGCCACCATGCCGCCTGTACCAACACTCGAGGATCCTTCAAGTGCAGCTGCAAGTCTGGCTTCAGGGGCAACGGCTTTGAATGCTCCG TCAAGCCGTTTTATCAGAGGTCGTGGGACGGAGACAAAGGCAGCGCAGATGATTTCCTCAATG CCATCGAGGACTCCCAAGTGAAGCCCGGCATTCTGGGAGGTACTTTGGGCAACGATGACATCAAAAATATAATCCCCGAACCGGTTGCAACGCCGCCTCCTAACATCCATCAGCAGCCTTTTGACTATGATGGAGAGGTCTACATTGGCCCCGGGACGGACCAGGGACAGGTGGATGAAATTCCCGAGGAGGAtcaagaagaggagaaggaagaagaggaaaacaacCAGCTTAACCCCAGGGGAGACGTTTTCA TAACAGAGGAGTTTGAATCTGTGTTTGGCCCTGGCACAGAAGTCAAAGAAATCCAAATAACACCCGTTCAGGAAG AGTTCATCATCGATTGCAACTTTGATCAGGGAGCATGCGAGTGGGTCCAAGACAAGGCTGATGACATGGACTGGAGCGTGTCCTATCATAACG GTGCCGAATACTACATGGCCATGAGTGGGCTCCTCGGGGAGCCAGAGGATGTAGCCAAGCTCAAGTTGCTTCTCAGTGACAAGGCCCAGCAGGGCAGCTTCTGCCTCACCTTTGACTACCGTGTGGTGGGCCGTAACGTGGGGACCCTCAGGGTGCTGCTGGGTAACAGCGCTTACCCCGTATGGGAGCGGAGCCAGAGCAGAGACCAAGGCTGGCAGACGGAGCTCCTCACTGTGGCCTGGAAAGAGGAAGCGCCACAGTCG ATCGTCTTTGAAGCTCAGCACGGGAAAGAGGTCGGAGGAGAGATTGGACTGGACAATGTTGTGCTGACCTCAGGGCCCTGTCAAGATGATCTCAGCCCATTTGTTTAA
- the LOC119229231 gene encoding toll-like receptor 8 has translation MAVTRWTHLLLLCLCTHREIRPAACKPVWMRAQFPCDVRAYNNSKVLFDCEERRLHMVPYGITANATELNLSENHIGTIWADSFSRLSNLTRLNLSWANKKENKTVVIAANAFKNLTKLQCLILTGIGQTEIPENLPLSLKILNLNMNKITWLENGSFNGLTNVTKLMLSKNCFSGNPCGKSVRIGEDSFAVMSKLQHLDLSFNNLTKVPVGLPKSLIRLELGRNQIQAISKDDFLSLPNLNVLRIQGNCPRCQNALFPCVPCHNGSLSIHLNAFKNLKKLKMLNLGGNSLEHLNPSWFESLSELKKLFLSFNFLLKTITDEATFLRHLPKLELVDISFNFALQFYPRTINLSKEFSKLSNLRTLHLEGLVFQNIEPDTLRPLYGLYNLSALNLGTNFIIHSDSNIFKQFRHLKMIYLAENRLYPIPVKNSPHVTNGYHRGSDLSISLPANPQKIDSNDFELSHSLIKDECFDSGRVLILSSNNLFFITREQFQGYGDIACLNLSSNGFSAALNGTEFSSLPNLTYLDLSFNKIDLAYDNAFKELRELQVLDLSHNDHYFKKFGITLNLNFIKNLPVLRVLNMSHNSISRLTTKRLYSKSLTELQFTHNLLGTLWKKEYGTYEMLFTNLINLTILDISHNSIKNIPYSVYEYLPPNLTMLHVNHNLLTDFRWDKLVCFHQLQILDLSFNNIPNVTSINLNVSLTYLDLSHNKIFHLDNGFLKGARSLSTLILSNNKLTIINESTFQSGPESQIQTLFLQGNPFQCTCDSLDFIVWIENSDVKIPRLTSMVTCETPANMKGSALIFFGIDQCVNDSEAFMMYILTNSFIVVFMCVATLAHLFYWDASYVLHYMKAKLTGYRPLNSADSVYGVFVTYDTRDPHVSEWVMTNLRVKLEEEGDMHLPLCLEERDWPPGAPLVENLSQSIRHSSKTLFVLTEAYIKTGRFKLAMFLAHQRLLDENRDVIVLLMLEPVLQHSHFLRLRKRMCRKSVLQWPRTPAAEPWFWTTLRNVVRVDNQAICNKTYKKYFTIK, from the exons ATG GCCGTCACACGATGGACGCACTTGCTGCTGTTGTGTCTGTGTACCCACCGTGAGATCCGACCGGCTGCCTGTAAACCCGTGTGGATGAGAGCACAGTTCCCTTGTGATGTCAGAGCCTACAATAACTCAAAGGTCCTATTTGACTGTGAGGAGCGCCGCCTGCATATGGTACCTTATGGGATAACCGCTAACGCAACCGAGCTTAACTTGTCAGAGAACCACATAGGGACTATTTGGGCTGATTCGTTTTCCCGCCTGTCGAATCTGACTCGACTCAATCTCAGCTGGGCGaataagaaggaaaacaaaacagtggTGATTGCTGCGAATGCTTTCAAAAATCTGACAAAACTCCAATGCCTGATACTGACGGGCATCGGTCAGACAGAGATTCCTGAAAATCTCCCTCTCAGCCTGAAAATCCTAAACCTGAACATGAACAAGATTACTTGGTTGGAAAACGGGAGCTTTAATGGCTTAACAAATGTGACTAAATTGATGTTATCCAAAAACTGCTTCAGCGGGAACCCTTGTGGGAAATCTGTCCGGATCGGGGAAGACAGTTTTGCGGTTATGAGCAAACTGCAGCATCTGGACTTGTCTTTCAACAACTTAACAAAAGTTCCCGTTGGATTACCCAAATCGTTAATCAGGTTAGAGCTGGGTAGAAACCAAATCCAGGCCATATCTAAAGACGATTTCCTGTCGCTACCAAATTTAAATGTTCTGAGAATACAAGGGAACTGTCCAAGATGTCAAAATGCTCTATTTCCTTGTGTTCCTTGCCACAACGGTTCTCTCAGTATCCATCTTAATGCATTTAAGAATCTCAAAAAGCTTAAAATGCTGAACCTGGGAGGAAACTCACTGGAGCACCTGAATCCCTCTTGGTTTGAGAGTCTGAGCGAGCTTAAAAAGTTGTTCCTGTCCTTCAACTTCTTGTTAAAAACGATAACTGACGAGGCAACATTTCTAAGACATCTTCCCAAATTAGAATTAGTTGATATTTCTTTCAACTTTGCATTACAGTTTTACCCTCGGACAATAAACCTCTCAAAAGAGTTTTCAAAACTCTCAAATCTCAGAACTTTGCATTTGGAGGGTTTGGTCTTCCAGAACATTGAGCCGGACACGCTCAGGCCCCTGTATGGGCTCTACAACCTGTCTGCCCTGAACCTGGGGACTAACTTCATTATCCACTCGGATTCCAATATATTCAAACAATTTCGCCACCTGAAAATGATATATCTCGCAGAAAACCGGCTATATCCAATCCCAGTGAAGAACTCCCCACATGTGACTAACGGATACCATCGGGGGTCGGACCTCTCCATTTCACTGCCCGCGAATCCCCAAAAGATCGATTCGAACGATTTTGAACTATCGCACAGCCTTATCAAAGACGAGTGCTTTGACTCCGGACGAGTGCTGATCCTCAGCTCAAATAATCTGTTCTTCATTACTCGCGAGCAATTTCAGGGCTACGGGGACATCGCGTGCCTCAACCTCTCCAGTAACGGATTCTCAGCAGCACTAAACGGGACAGAGTTCTCCTCTCTGCCAAATCTGACATACCTAGACCTTTCATTCAATAAGATTGATCTGGCCTATGACAACGCCTTCAAAGAACTAAGGGAACTACAAGTGCTGGACCTCAGTCACAATGACCACTACTTTAAGAAATTTGGGATAACGCTTAATttaaatttcattaaaaatCTGCCTGTTCTCAGGGTGCTGAATATGAGCCACAATTCCATTTCCAGGTTGACGACCAAAAGGTTGTACAGCAAATCACTAACAGAACTTCAGTTTACACATAATTTACTCGGGACTCTTTGGAAAAAAGAATATGGCACctatgaaatgctttttactaATCTTATTAATTTGACAATTTTAGATATATCCCACAACAGCATAAAAAATATTCCATACAGTGTTTATGAATATTTGCCTCCTAACCTCACCATGTTACACGTAAATCACAATTTGCTCACTGATTTTAGATGGGACAAACTGGTGTGTTTCCATCAGCTTCAGATTTTAGACCTGAGCTTCAATAACATACCTAACGTGACAAGTATAAACCTAAATGTCTCTCTGACTTACCTTGACTTGAGTCATAATAAAATTTTCCACTTGGACAACGGCTTTCTGAAGGGTGCCAGAAGCCTCTCGACTTTGATCCTTAGCAACAACAAACTAACTATAATCAATGAATCCACCTTCCAGTCCGGACCTGAATCTCAGATTCAGACCTTGTTCTTGCAGGGAAACCCGTTCCAGTGTACCTGCGATTCATTAGATTTCATTGTGTGGATTGAAAACAGTGACGTAAAGATCCCCAGACTGACCTCCATGGTAACATGCGAAACACCAGCCAACATGAAGGGTTCTGCTCTGATCTTCTTTGGCATtgatcagtgtgtgaatgacagTGAGGCGTTCATGATGTACATCCTCACAAATTCCTTCATTGTTGTCTTCATGTGTGTGGCAACACTTGCTCACTTATTTTACTGGGATGCTTCCTACGTGCTTCACTACATGAAAGCCAAGCTGACAGGATACAGACCCTTGAACTCGGCAGACAGTGTTTACGGTGTCTTTGTGACGTACGACACCAGAGATCCACATGTCTCTGAGTGGGTGATGACGAATCTGcgagtgaagctggaggaggaaggagatatgcatcttcctctgtgtctgGAGGAGAGGGATTGGCCCCCTGGAGCCCCACTGGTGGAGAACCTCTCTCAGAGCATCCGGCACAGCAGCAAGACCCTGTTCGTCTTGACCGAGGCCTACATTAAGACCGGGCGGTTCAAGCTGGCGATGTTTCTGGCCCACCAACGACTGCTCGATGAAAACAGGGACGTGATCGTGCTGCTGATGCTGGAACCCGTCCTGCAGCACTCTCACTTCCTGCGCCTCAGGAAGAGGATGTGTAGGAAAAGTGTCCTGCAGTGGCCGAGGACACCTGCCGCGGAGCCCTGGTTTTGGACCACTTTGAGGAACGTGGTCAGAGTGGACAACCAGGCGATATGCAACAAGACTTATAAAAAGTACTTCACCATCAAATGA